The following coding sequences lie in one Synechococcus sp. PCC 7336 genomic window:
- a CDS encoding alpha/beta hydrolase: protein MTGESTQLLEALELAPQFPSSSESEAIAQVVCLHGWGDNARGFMPLASSLGLPHCRFWFPNAPFPHPQTTGGRAWFDLNNWNGLEVSVRLLRNWLLDLERHSGIPISKTVLLGFSQGGAMTLKVGLELEPRLAGAICLSGFLTGSPQLRDRSSPPPPVLMLHGKRDPVVLLDYAHQAKRILEALEVPLDYFELDAGHELPAAAIGLMQQFLKRLSART from the coding sequence ATGACAGGCGAGAGTACCCAATTGCTAGAGGCGCTCGAGCTTGCCCCGCAATTCCCCTCGAGCAGTGAGTCTGAGGCGATCGCTCAAGTGGTCTGTTTGCACGGTTGGGGAGACAATGCCCGGGGTTTTATGCCGCTAGCGTCCTCCTTGGGGTTGCCTCACTGTCGTTTTTGGTTTCCCAATGCGCCGTTTCCCCATCCCCAGACGACAGGGGGGCGCGCTTGGTTCGATCTGAATAATTGGAATGGTCTAGAGGTCAGCGTTCGCTTGCTGCGGAATTGGCTGTTGGATTTGGAACGACACTCCGGCATCCCTATCAGCAAAACAGTGCTGTTGGGGTTTTCCCAGGGGGGAGCTATGACCCTCAAAGTTGGATTGGAGCTAGAACCCAGGTTGGCTGGGGCGATCTGTTTGAGTGGATTTTTAACCGGATCGCCCCAACTGCGCGATCGCTCCTCCCCTCCGCCGCCCGTGCTGATGCTCCACGGCAAGCGAGACCCCGTGGTGTTATTGGACTATGCCCATCAAGCCAAACGGATTTTAGAGGCCCTCGAGGTGCCATTAGACTATTTCGAGTTGGATGCTGGCCACGAGCTTCCCGCAGCAGCGATCGGTTTGATGCAGCAATTTCTCAAGCGGCTGTCGGCTCGCACTTAA
- the hpf gene encoding ribosome hibernation-promoting factor, HPF/YfiA family: MLKLVVQGRNIDITDAIRQYVHEKIERAVSHFSHLASEVDINLSVERNPRISNSHSAEVTLYANGKVIRAQESSENMYASIDRVSDKIARQLRKFKERNGRDKTKHRPKTSVAVSQQPLNTAPNLDREPELPPEIVRSKYFAMPPMSVSDALHQLDLVDHDFFVFRNADTDEINVIYERNHGGYGVICPRK; encoded by the coding sequence ATGCTAAAGCTGGTTGTTCAAGGTAGAAACATTGATATTACAGATGCCATTCGCCAATATGTCCACGAGAAAATAGAACGAGCCGTCAGTCATTTTTCCCATCTTGCTAGTGAGGTTGATATTAATTTATCTGTCGAACGCAATCCCCGCATTAGCAATAGTCATTCAGCTGAAGTTACCCTATATGCCAATGGCAAGGTAATCCGCGCTCAAGAAAGTAGCGAAAATATGTATGCCAGTATCGATCGCGTTTCGGATAAAATAGCTCGTCAGTTACGCAAGTTTAAAGAGCGTAACGGGCGCGATAAAACTAAGCACCGCCCTAAAACCTCTGTAGCAGTGAGCCAACAGCCCCTCAACACCGCTCCGAATCTCGATCGCGAACCCGAGCTTCCTCCCGAAATTGTGCGCTCTAAATACTTTGCGATGCCGCCCATGAGCGTGAGCGACGCGCTCCATCAACTCGACTTAGTCGATCACGATTTCTTTGTGTTCCGCAACGCCGACACTGACGAAATCAACGTTATCTACGAGCGCAATCACGGTGGTTATGGCGTAATTTGTCCGCGTAAATAA
- a CDS encoding RDD family protein, with amino-acid sequence MTNRDPDSRKYQSPRQRQPEQQPPRQPEQQPPRPPEYQPRRPEYRGRPEQPLRPPLQGSRYQPQRQSQRQPQPNRELQEKTREWKSFDALPPAPKIAYPRIDTRTQTESQTDTATHLASLKKRAGAFAIDFGIGLGVSYFAQALAALGGGGAEAIGVMGYGAFFATWMVNRGYWQSRTGQSAGKWALNIKTVDTQTDEPPSLIRSVAREGVSSLLIATEALGVPLVADSLFAIFDKEKRQSLHDRAARTQVINCEEGYQLDEKLAEFLEEGEAGEFVEDVKGALGDLVSQVGEDESVRDAGKNAKTLGRKAGKQMRNWVENLQDKLDNL; translated from the coding sequence ATGACAAATCGAGACCCCGATTCTCGCAAGTATCAATCTCCACGCCAGCGGCAGCCCGAGCAGCAGCCACCTCGGCAGCCCGAGCAGCAACCCCCTCGCCCCCCCGAGTATCAACCTCGGCGGCCCGAGTATCGAGGGCGGCCCGAGCAACCTCTCAGACCTCCCCTACAAGGCTCTCGATACCAACCGCAGAGACAGTCGCAAAGGCAACCGCAGCCGAACCGCGAGTTGCAGGAAAAAACGCGGGAATGGAAAAGTTTTGACGCGCTGCCTCCGGCACCAAAGATTGCCTATCCCAGAATCGACACCCGTACCCAAACGGAGTCTCAAACTGATACTGCCACCCACTTAGCCAGCTTGAAAAAGCGGGCGGGGGCCTTTGCGATCGATTTTGGCATTGGCTTGGGGGTGTCTTACTTTGCTCAAGCACTGGCGGCTTTAGGGGGCGGCGGTGCCGAGGCAATCGGGGTGATGGGCTATGGCGCGTTTTTTGCCACTTGGATGGTCAATCGCGGCTATTGGCAATCGCGCACGGGGCAAAGCGCGGGCAAGTGGGCTTTAAATATTAAAACGGTCGATACCCAAACTGACGAACCTCCCTCTCTGATTCGCTCTGTGGCCCGCGAAGGCGTATCTTCGCTGCTAATTGCCACCGAGGCATTGGGAGTACCGCTAGTGGCTGACAGCCTGTTTGCCATTTTTGATAAGGAAAAGCGCCAAAGCCTGCACGATCGCGCTGCCCGCACGCAGGTGATTAACTGCGAGGAAGGCTACCAACTCGACGAGAAACTGGCTGAGTTTTTGGAAGAGGGCGAAGCGGGCGAGTTTGTCGAGGACGTGAAAGGAGCTCTGGGAGATCTGGTTTCGCAAGTGGGAGAGGACGAGTCCGTGCGGGATGCTGGCAAAAACGCCAAGACTTTAGGGCGGAAAGCTGGCAAGCAAATGCGCAACTGGGTTGAAAATTTGCAGGATAAGCTCGATAATCTATGA
- the rpsR gene encoding 30S ribosomal protein S18 gives MAYFRKRMSPIKPGDPIDYKDTELLKKFITERGKILPRRITGLTAQQQRHLTVAIKRARTMAMLPFLNKEG, from the coding sequence ATGGCCTACTTCCGCAAGCGGATGTCCCCGATCAAACCGGGCGATCCAATTGATTATAAAGACACCGAACTGCTCAAGAAGTTCATCACCGAGCGCGGTAAAATTTTGCCCCGCCGCATTACCGGTTTGACTGCTCAGCAACAGCGGCACTTGACGGTTGCCATCAAGCGAGCCCGCACGATGGCAATGCTGCCCTTCTTGAACAAAGAGGGCTAG
- a CDS encoding ABC transporter ATP-binding protein, giving the protein MAAVRLEGIEKSFGGTPALHAIDLEIRDREFMVLVGPSGCGKSTLLRIVAGLESPTRGEVTIGDRPVTHLPPKARDIAMVFQSYALYPHLNVYDNLAFGLRRQGRRSHNPFSPERSHQHRAIDLRVRDIAKQLQIDALLQRKPKELSGGQKQRVALGRAMARNPQVFLLDEPLSNLDAQLRLETRSQIVRLQRQLETTAIYVTHDQTEAMTMGDRIAVLRSGYLQQVDTPLNLYRQPANQFVAQFIGSPPMNFLPVTLDANGELRGSDLRQPLSSNELWSSQLPPHTPLTLGFRPERAMPAIPEEAHLIGTVQTVEVLGAQTIVATELEAGRSIQVIVAPELGYRPGERVGWRLQGDRLHFFERESGRAVSHPERAAIV; this is encoded by the coding sequence ATGGCAGCGGTTCGATTGGAGGGCATCGAAAAGTCGTTTGGGGGCACTCCAGCGCTACACGCCATCGATCTGGAGATCCGCGATCGCGAGTTTATGGTATTGGTCGGTCCCTCGGGCTGCGGCAAAAGTACGCTGCTGCGCATTGTGGCCGGACTGGAATCGCCCACCCGAGGGGAAGTGACGATCGGCGATCGCCCCGTCACCCACCTGCCCCCCAAAGCCCGCGATATTGCCATGGTGTTTCAAAGTTATGCGCTGTATCCCCATTTGAACGTGTACGACAATTTGGCGTTCGGGCTGCGGCGACAGGGTCGGCGATCGCACAATCCCTTCTCCCCCGAGCGAAGCCATCAACATCGGGCCATCGACCTGCGCGTCCGCGATATTGCCAAGCAATTGCAAATCGATGCTCTGCTCCAGCGCAAGCCGAAAGAACTCTCGGGGGGACAAAAGCAGCGGGTGGCCCTCGGTCGCGCCATGGCTCGCAATCCACAGGTGTTTTTGTTAGACGAACCACTGTCGAATTTGGACGCGCAATTGCGGCTGGAAACGCGATCGCAGATTGTACGGCTGCAACGCCAATTAGAAACCACCGCCATTTATGTCACCCACGATCAAACTGAGGCCATGACGATGGGCGATCGCATTGCCGTGCTGCGCTCCGGCTATCTCCAACAGGTGGATACCCCGCTCAATCTCTACCGCCAACCGGCCAATCAATTTGTGGCTCAGTTCATCGGTTCCCCCCCCATGAACTTCCTGCCCGTCACCCTCGATGCTAATGGAGAGCTGCGCGGTTCCGATTTGCGCCAGCCGTTGAGCTCGAACGAGCTCTGGAGTTCGCAGCTCCCCCCCCATACTCCCCTGACGTTAGGATTTCGACCGGAGCGAGCCATGCCCGCCATCCCAGAGGAGGCGCATTTGATAGGTACTGTGCAGACTGTCGAAGTGCTGGGGGCACAAACAATTGTGGCAACCGAACTCGAAGCAGGGCGATCGATTCAAGTCATTGTCGCTCCAGAGCTGGGATATCGCCCGGGAGAGCGCGTAGGGTGGCGGCTGCAGGGCGATCGCCTCCATTTCTTCGAGCGCGAATCTGGTCGAGCTGTATCCCATCCAGAACGGGCGGCGATCGTCTAG
- the secA gene encoding preprotein translocase subunit SecA: MIQALQKILGDPNERKVRQYRPSVKLINSLEIEIASLSDEQLKAKTTEFRQRLDSGEPLDDLMVEAFAVVREAGKRVLGLRHYDVQLIGGMVLHKGEIAEMKTGEGKTLVSTLPAYLNGLTGKGVHIVTVNDYLARRDAELMGQVHRYLGLSVGLIQNGMPPSEKKRNYACDITYCTNSELGFDYLRDNMATTMQEVVQRPFNYCIIDEVDSILVDEARTPLIISGQVERPTEKYMQAAEIASQLEDEDDYEVDEKARNVILTDEGFEKAEELLGVTDLFDPKDPWAHYIFNAVKAKELFTKDVNYIVRNKEVVIVDEFTGRVMAGRRWSDGLHQALEAKEHVPIQKETQTLASITYQNLFLLYPKLSGMTGTAKTEEAEFGKTYNLEVTVVPTNEPNIRRDAPDVVYKNEQAKWIAVANEIEDMYEQGRPVLVGTTSVEKSETLSAILTQMKIPHNLLNAKPENVERESEIVAQAGRKGGVTISTNMAGRGTDIILGGNADFMARLKVRERLMPKLIQLDPNDPMSGAAGAGRGKKKGFSPGKKPKNWTIAPEFYPCELSDKASQQLDRAVEAAVAKYGANRVPELQVEEILAIASEKAPVNDPVVLQLREAFQQIRSDYQVITDAEHEEVVNLGGLHVIGTERHESRRIDNQLRGRSARQGDPGSTRFFLGLEDNLLRIFGGDRIGRLMDMFRVEDDMPIEHPMLTGSLENAQKKVETYYYDIRKQVFEYDEVMNNQRKAIYAERRRALEGDNLKQQMLKYCRMTMEEVVRAYVNPELPPEEWEMDKLVGKIKEFVPQLNQLKASDIEELGFEDMNEYLAEQIQLAYEAQESYVDTFRPGLMRDAERFFLLQQIDTLWREHLQQMDALRESVGLRGYGQKDPLIEYKNEGYQQFLDMMTDIRRNTVYSLFQFKPQVPAAAQQAVTTAESGVIDAEFAE, from the coding sequence ATGATCCAAGCGCTTCAGAAAATTTTGGGCGATCCGAACGAACGCAAAGTTCGTCAATATCGACCCTCTGTCAAACTCATCAACTCTTTGGAGATCGAGATTGCGTCTCTGTCTGACGAACAGTTGAAAGCGAAAACCACCGAGTTCAGGCAGCGCCTGGACAGTGGCGAGCCACTTGACGATTTGATGGTAGAAGCTTTTGCGGTCGTGCGGGAAGCTGGCAAGCGCGTTTTGGGCTTACGGCACTACGACGTCCAACTGATTGGCGGCATGGTGCTGCACAAGGGCGAAATTGCCGAGATGAAAACGGGGGAAGGGAAAACCCTGGTATCCACCCTGCCCGCCTATCTGAACGGATTGACGGGGAAAGGCGTTCACATTGTGACGGTGAATGATTATTTGGCCCGCCGCGACGCCGAGTTAATGGGGCAAGTACACCGCTATTTGGGCCTCTCTGTGGGTTTGATTCAAAACGGCATGCCCCCTAGCGAAAAGAAACGCAATTATGCCTGCGACATCACCTACTGCACCAATAGCGAGTTGGGCTTCGACTATCTGCGCGACAATATGGCAACCACCATGCAGGAGGTGGTGCAGCGCCCCTTCAACTACTGCATCATTGACGAAGTAGACTCCATTTTGGTAGATGAGGCCCGCACGCCCCTGATTATTTCCGGCCAGGTGGAGCGTCCCACAGAGAAATACATGCAAGCGGCTGAAATTGCCAGCCAGCTAGAGGACGAAGACGATTACGAAGTTGACGAAAAAGCCCGCAATGTCATCTTGACGGACGAAGGTTTTGAGAAAGCCGAAGAGCTGTTGGGTGTGACCGACCTGTTCGATCCGAAAGATCCGTGGGCCCATTACATCTTTAATGCGGTGAAGGCAAAGGAGCTGTTTACCAAAGACGTCAACTACATCGTCCGCAATAAAGAAGTGGTGATTGTCGATGAATTTACGGGTCGGGTAATGGCGGGACGCCGTTGGTCCGATGGCCTGCACCAGGCTTTGGAAGCGAAAGAGCACGTCCCTATCCAAAAGGAGACCCAGACCCTCGCCTCCATTACCTATCAAAATCTGTTCCTGCTCTATCCCAAGCTATCGGGTATGACGGGGACCGCGAAGACTGAAGAAGCAGAATTTGGCAAGACTTATAACCTCGAAGTGACGGTCGTTCCCACCAACGAGCCGAATATCCGGCGAGATGCCCCCGATGTGGTCTATAAAAACGAGCAAGCCAAATGGATCGCGGTGGCGAACGAGATCGAGGACATGTACGAGCAGGGACGGCCCGTCTTGGTCGGTACCACCAGCGTGGAAAAGTCCGAGACGCTCTCGGCTATCCTGACCCAAATGAAGATTCCCCACAATCTCCTCAATGCTAAGCCGGAGAACGTGGAGCGCGAGTCCGAGATTGTGGCGCAGGCGGGTCGTAAGGGGGGAGTAACGATTTCCACCAATATGGCGGGACGGGGCACAGACATTATCTTGGGCGGTAATGCCGACTTTATGGCTCGTCTGAAGGTGCGCGAGCGGCTGATGCCCAAGTTAATCCAGCTCGACCCGAACGACCCGATGTCGGGCGCGGCTGGAGCCGGACGGGGTAAGAAGAAGGGGTTCAGCCCAGGCAAGAAGCCCAAAAATTGGACGATCGCCCCCGAGTTTTACCCCTGCGAACTCTCCGATAAAGCCAGCCAGCAATTGGATCGGGCGGTAGAAGCCGCCGTGGCGAAATACGGTGCCAACCGCGTACCGGAACTGCAAGTAGAGGAGATTTTGGCGATCGCCTCCGAGAAAGCCCCCGTGAACGACCCGGTGGTGCTGCAATTGCGGGAAGCCTTCCAACAGATTCGCAGCGATTACCAAGTCATTACCGATGCCGAGCACGAAGAGGTGGTGAATCTGGGCGGCTTACACGTCATTGGCACCGAGCGACACGAGTCGCGCCGAATTGACAATCAGCTGCGGGGCCGCTCCGCTCGCCAGGGAGACCCCGGTTCCACCCGCTTCTTCTTGGGCTTGGAAGACAATCTGTTGCGGATTTTTGGCGGCGATCGGATTGGCCGCTTGATGGACATGTTCCGGGTCGAGGATGACATGCCGATCGAACACCCCATGCTCACCGGTAGCTTGGAAAACGCTCAAAAGAAAGTCGAGACTTACTACTACGACATTCGCAAGCAGGTGTTCGAATATGACGAGGTGATGAACAATCAACGCAAGGCCATTTACGCCGAGCGCCGTCGCGCTCTGGAAGGGGACAACCTCAAACAGCAGATGCTGAAATACTGCCGCATGACAATGGAGGAGGTGGTGCGGGCCTATGTCAATCCCGAGTTACCCCCCGAAGAATGGGAGATGGACAAATTAGTCGGCAAGATAAAGGAGTTTGTGCCTCAGTTGAATCAGCTCAAAGCCAGCGACATCGAAGAGTTGGGCTTTGAAGATATGAACGAGTATCTCGCGGAACAGATCCAGTTAGCCTATGAAGCCCAAGAGTCTTATGTGGATACTTTCCGGCCTGGTTTGATGCGGGATGCCGAACGCTTCTTCCTCCTGCAGCAGATCGATACCCTGTGGCGAGAGCACCTGCAGCAGATGGACGCACTGCGTGAATCTGTGGGGTTGCGCGGTTACGGCCAAAAAGATCCGCTGATCGAGTATAAAAATGAGGGCTACCAACAGTTCTTGGACATGATGACCGACATTCGCCGCAATACGGTCTACAGTTTGTTCCAGTTCAAGCCTCAAGTTCCTGCTGCGGCCCAGCAGGCTGTGACGACTGCCGAGAGTGGCGTCATCGATGCAGAGTTTGCGGAGTAA
- a CDS encoding PetM family cytochrome b6-f complex subunit 7 has protein sequence MAGEIFSIAGLAFALTVGGIAIGYGILWVWNGGSFSEED, from the coding sequence ATGGCTGGTGAAATCTTTTCGATTGCAGGCTTAGCATTCGCCCTGACCGTCGGCGGTATTGCTATCGGCTACGGCATTCTGTGGGTTTGGAACGGTGGCAGTTTTTCTGAAGAAGACTAG
- a CDS encoding DUF4351 domain-containing protein — MSRNEYDINLRSLVGDYSQDFLQWLLDDTAGVEEIVNPVFASRERRADFVIRYTTSDGGSGILHIEFQRRPLAEMPLRMAEYSLFILLNCGKAPTQILILLEDSKAAREMPDVYECGGMRVQFRIVRLWEQDPAAILASDRPGLLPLVPLMGPPNNLKQRLEACEAAISERVELKSRQQDLLAVAVLLSSLQPSGRGVIEEFLRSKKMLDLMESPLLKDWLSEAETRGKAEGKAEGKAEEGQRMLVRLLSRQFGPLPQAVSASLQAIDNPERLEELVDAALDATSLEDFQKHL, encoded by the coding sequence ATGAGTCGAAATGAGTACGACATCAACCTGCGCAGTCTAGTCGGCGATTACAGCCAGGACTTTCTCCAATGGCTGCTGGACGATACGGCTGGGGTGGAGGAGATCGTCAATCCGGTATTTGCCTCTCGCGAGCGACGAGCAGATTTTGTTATACGCTATACCACTTCCGATGGGGGGAGCGGCATTCTCCACATCGAATTTCAGCGTCGGCCTCTAGCAGAGATGCCGCTGCGCATGGCTGAATATTCGCTGTTTATCTTACTTAACTGTGGCAAAGCACCCACTCAGATCTTGATATTGCTGGAGGACAGCAAAGCGGCTCGGGAGATGCCCGATGTCTACGAATGTGGCGGGATGCGAGTGCAATTTCGGATTGTCAGGCTGTGGGAGCAAGATCCAGCGGCGATTTTAGCCAGCGATCGCCCCGGTCTTCTCCCTTTGGTACCCCTGATGGGACCGCCGAACAATCTGAAGCAGCGGCTTGAGGCTTGTGAAGCGGCAATTTCCGAGCGAGTAGAATTAAAGTCGAGACAACAGGATTTGCTCGCGGTGGCGGTGCTGTTGAGTTCGCTCCAGCCAAGCGGGCGGGGTGTAATTGAAGAATTCCTCAGGAGCAAAAAAATGTTGGATCTGATGGAGTCTCCCCTATTAAAGGATTGGCTGAGCGAAGCTGAGACTAGGGGCAAAGCTGAAGGTAAAGCTGAAGGTAAAGCTGAAGAGGGGCAGCGGATGCTCGTCCGACTCCTGTCCCGTCAATTTGGGCCGCTTCCTCAAGCCGTCTCGGCATCGCTACAGGCGATCGACAATCCAGAACGACTAGAAGAACTTGTCGATGCTGCCTTGGACGCCACCAGCCTAGAAGATTTTCAAAAGCACCTCTAA
- a CDS encoding RNA polymerase sigma factor RpoD/SigA produces the protein MSTPAACELNTSPNRNRVTVNVSSKMSRSQRSEQDSVGLFLREMARYPLLTASQEVELARTIVQGGEAAEQAKQRLVRANLRLVVSIAKKYLNRGVPFLDLIQEGSIGLMRAAEKFDYERGYKFSTYAYWWIRQGITRAIASQSRTVRLPVHMVEKLNQVKKARRELAQQFGRRPTKEEIAAALDLTPDKLDAVMDAGRRTLSLHTRVGKEEDTELMQLIEDPDELLPDDRIDLNLLSEQVDDLLEHLSSRERDIIRLRFGLADGRSHTLAEIGDLYSLSRERVRQIQAKAMRKLRHPRRQSLLRDWAELE, from the coding sequence ATGTCTACTCCTGCAGCCTGTGAGTTGAATACTTCTCCCAACCGGAATCGGGTTACGGTCAATGTCTCCTCCAAGATGTCGCGATCGCAGCGGTCCGAGCAGGATTCGGTCGGATTGTTCCTGCGGGAAATGGCGCGCTATCCATTGCTCACCGCCAGCCAAGAGGTGGAGTTAGCCCGCACGATCGTGCAGGGAGGCGAGGCCGCAGAGCAAGCAAAGCAGCGGTTGGTCCGGGCCAATCTGCGTCTGGTTGTCTCCATCGCTAAGAAGTATCTCAACCGTGGCGTGCCATTTTTAGACTTGATCCAAGAGGGGTCGATTGGCTTGATGCGGGCGGCAGAGAAGTTCGATTACGAACGCGGCTACAAGTTTTCTACTTACGCCTATTGGTGGATTCGACAGGGGATTACGCGGGCGATCGCCAGCCAATCTCGCACGGTGCGCCTGCCCGTCCATATGGTGGAAAAACTCAATCAGGTTAAAAAAGCTCGACGGGAGCTGGCCCAGCAATTCGGTCGCCGACCCACCAAGGAAGAAATCGCTGCAGCACTGGATCTAACCCCCGATAAACTCGATGCGGTGATGGATGCGGGACGACGCACACTATCGCTGCACACGCGAGTGGGCAAAGAGGAAGACACAGAGTTGATGCAGTTGATTGAAGATCCTGACGAGTTACTGCCGGACGATCGCATCGATCTCAATCTGCTCTCGGAGCAGGTGGACGATTTACTGGAGCATCTCTCTTCTCGCGAGCGAGACATTATTCGGTTGCGGTTTGGTCTGGCCGACGGTCGCAGCCACACCTTGGCAGAAATTGGCGATCTCTACAGCCTTTCCCGCGAGCGGGTGCGGCAAATTCAGGCTAAAGCCATGCGCAAGCTGCGCCATCCCCGCCGACAGTCTCTATTGCGCGACTGGGCAGAGCTTGAGTGA
- the rpmG gene encoding 50S ribosomal protein L33, whose translation MAKAKGVRIVITLECTECRTNNNKRSNGVSRYTTMKNRRNTTSRLELKKFCTHCNTHTVHKEIK comes from the coding sequence ATGGCTAAAGCGAAGGGCGTTCGCATTGTGATTACGCTGGAATGCACTGAATGCCGCACCAACAACAACAAGCGGTCTAACGGTGTGTCCCGCTACACCACGATGAAGAATCGTCGCAACACTACCAGTCGGTTGGAGCTGAAAAAGTTCTGCACCCACTGCAATACCCATACGGTTCACAAAGAAATTAAGTAG
- a CDS encoding TolB family protein, whose protein sequence is MLQLKFWPSHWPQVSAIVAASVVLWGCGPGQFQTPRPTVGGQGLNSVFTDSAPALSADGRYVVFSSSRVGSDNIYLYDRQARRLLELPRLNSEEDSATSPDISADGRYIVYVSSELGKSEVFLYDRETRVRENISRRRPGDVRNPTISPDGRYIAFETNGQGQWDIEIFDRQIVSPPTPEN, encoded by the coding sequence ATGCTGCAGCTCAAATTCTGGCCAAGCCACTGGCCGCAAGTCAGTGCGATCGTGGCAGCGAGTGTTGTTCTCTGGGGATGCGGTCCCGGGCAATTTCAAACCCCCCGCCCGACAGTGGGCGGACAGGGGCTCAACAGCGTTTTCACAGACAGTGCCCCTGCTTTGAGTGCTGACGGTCGCTATGTGGTGTTTTCGTCGTCGCGGGTGGGCAGCGATAATATCTATCTCTACGATCGCCAAGCCCGACGGTTGCTGGAATTGCCTAGGCTGAACTCAGAAGAAGACTCTGCCACCTCCCCCGATATCAGTGCTGACGGTCGCTATATCGTGTATGTGTCGAGCGAATTGGGCAAATCAGAGGTGTTTCTCTACGATCGCGAAACCCGAGTGAGAGAAAACATCAGCCGTCGCCGCCCCGGTGACGTTCGCAATCCCACGATTTCTCCCGATGGCCGCTATATTGCTTTCGAGACCAACGGTCAGGGACAGTGGGATATCGAAATCTTCGATCGACAAATCGTCTCCCCTCCCACGCCTGAAAACTAG
- a CDS encoding isoprenyl transferase, whose translation MTAPSSLLTDLPSDLDASSLPRHVAVIMDGNGRWAQQRQAPRVMGHRKGVDALKALLRCFKDWGIPALTAYAFSTENWGRPLEEVDFLMVLFERVLRAELKELIREDVRIRFVGDRTQLRPSLQSEIAGAMQATAHNQGVQFTVAINYGSREEIVRACRRIALEVQQGNLNPAEIDEKLFAQHLYTHDLEDPDLLIRTSGEQRLSNYLLWQMAYTEQYFTSTLWPDFDRAAFHKALLSYQERHRRFGRL comes from the coding sequence GCCGCGACACGTTGCCGTGATCATGGATGGCAACGGCCGTTGGGCTCAGCAGCGCCAAGCGCCTCGGGTGATGGGACACCGCAAAGGTGTGGATGCCCTCAAGGCACTGCTGCGCTGTTTTAAAGATTGGGGAATTCCTGCCCTGACCGCCTACGCCTTCTCGACAGAGAATTGGGGTCGCCCGCTGGAAGAAGTTGACTTTTTGATGGTGCTGTTCGAGCGAGTGCTGAGGGCAGAGTTGAAGGAGCTGATTCGGGAGGATGTCCGCATTCGATTTGTGGGCGATCGCACTCAGTTGCGCCCTTCGCTGCAGTCAGAAATTGCTGGGGCGATGCAAGCTACGGCCCACAATCAGGGAGTGCAGTTTACGGTTGCCATCAACTACGGCAGCCGAGAAGAGATTGTGAGAGCTTGTCGGCGCATCGCTTTAGAAGTGCAGCAGGGGAATTTGAATCCAGCAGAGATTGACGAGAAGTTGTTTGCCCAACATCTCTATACCCACGATCTCGAAGATCCCGATCTACTCATTCGTACGAGTGGCGAACAGCGGCTGAGCAATTATCTGCTCTGGCAGATGGCTTATACGGAACAGTATTTCACCAGTACGTTGTGGCCAGATTTCGATCGCGCTGCTTTCCACAAAGCTCTGCTCAGCTATCAAGAACGCCACCGTCGATTCGGCAGGCTGTAG
- the pth gene encoding aminoacyl-tRNA hydrolase, whose translation MAIELIVGLGNPGPKYTDTRHNCGFMAIDRLSDRWKIPLNPEKRFQGDYGEGVGPAGKLRLLKPKTYMNLSGQSVRAAIDWFKLDPASVLVVYDDMDLPFGRLRLRLSGSAGGHNGMKSIIQHLGQQNFPRLRLGVGAPDGDRDAIGHVLGRFTPEEKAHLPELIDTSADAIELCLRQDVPAAMNRYNPKSS comes from the coding sequence ATGGCGATTGAACTGATCGTAGGACTGGGCAATCCCGGCCCAAAATATACTGATACGCGCCATAACTGCGGGTTTATGGCGATCGATCGCCTCAGCGATCGCTGGAAAATTCCCCTCAATCCAGAAAAGCGCTTTCAGGGAGATTATGGCGAAGGGGTGGGGCCGGCAGGCAAATTGCGCCTGCTCAAACCTAAAACCTATATGAACCTGTCCGGCCAGTCGGTGCGGGCGGCGATCGATTGGTTTAAGCTCGATCCCGCATCGGTGCTAGTGGTTTACGACGATATGGATTTGCCCTTTGGGCGGCTGCGGTTGAGGCTGTCGGGCTCGGCGGGGGGGCACAACGGCATGAAGTCCATCATTCAACATTTGGGCCAGCAAAATTTTCCCCGTTTGCGGCTGGGGGTAGGGGCTCCCGATGGCGATCGCGATGCGATAGGACACGTGCTGGGTCGCTTCACCCCCGAGGAAAAAGCCCATTTGCCCGAGCTCATCGATACCTCGGCAGATGCGATCGAATTGTGTCTGCGCCAAGATGTCCCGGCGGCCATGAACCGATATAATCCCAAAAGCAGCTAG